In one Rhodohalobacter sp. 614A genomic region, the following are encoded:
- a CDS encoding helix-turn-helix transcriptional regulator encodes MKLHIHGQDLSEILIKNRYPRSFQDDQSDIVEQTYGDDFFFGTGTVHEIYFEGIHIAYGDLHLIHKTCLRFESEIKTVEMHFALSGQSLSRSPNFKEEIIFGSNQHNIVYVDGFNGIIEWSGLNNNMAFLEINLLPHIFEKYLPEGTEIFESFKKNIDRNNTSSLGSQNFPISPQMLMIIREITSCKREGIFKKIFLKAKVIELLLLQLEQINERHSQTPYSIKKTDINKMHAVKEILLNNLDQSYTLDDLALKAGTNAFTLKKGFKEIFGTTVFDFWHDIKMQQARKMLLEEGLAVYEVSEQVGYKYPQHFTTAFKKKFGVVPSDLKT; translated from the coding sequence ATGAAACTGCACATACATGGACAAGATCTCTCAGAAATACTCATCAAAAACCGATATCCCCGCTCCTTTCAGGATGACCAGTCAGATATTGTAGAACAGACCTATGGAGATGACTTTTTCTTTGGAACCGGAACTGTTCATGAAATTTATTTTGAGGGTATACACATTGCTTATGGCGACCTTCACCTCATCCATAAAACTTGCCTCCGATTTGAAAGTGAGATCAAAACCGTAGAAATGCATTTTGCTTTGTCGGGCCAGAGTTTAAGCCGTTCACCAAATTTTAAAGAAGAGATTATTTTTGGTTCTAATCAGCATAACATTGTATATGTAGACGGCTTTAACGGCATTATAGAATGGTCTGGCCTGAACAATAACATGGCGTTTTTAGAAATCAACCTGTTACCGCATATTTTTGAAAAATATCTTCCTGAAGGAACTGAAATTTTTGAGTCTTTCAAGAAAAATATCGACCGGAATAACACATCCAGTTTGGGCTCCCAAAATTTTCCGATCTCCCCACAAATGTTGATGATCATCCGGGAAATCACATCATGCAAAAGAGAGGGGATTTTTAAAAAGATATTCCTGAAAGCCAAAGTTATTGAATTACTTTTACTTCAACTGGAACAGATCAATGAACGCCATTCCCAAACGCCGTATTCAATTAAAAAAACGGACATCAACAAGATGCATGCCGTTAAAGAGATTCTTCTAAATAACCTTGATCAGTCATACACGTTGGATGATCTTGCACTTAAAGCAGGCACCAATGCCTTCACCCTGAAAAAGGGTTTTAAAGAGATCTTTGGTACTACAGTTTTTGATTTCTGGCATGACATTAAAATGCAGCAAGCCAGGAAAATGCTTTTGGAAGAAGGACTGGCTGTGTATGAAGTTTCTGAACAGGTGGGCTATAAATATCCGCAGCATTTTACAACAGCGTTTAAAAAGAAGTTTGGAGTAGTGCCAAGTGATTTAAAAACTTGA
- a CDS encoding TonB-dependent receptor: MKILKEKNQLVLLVFILLVIRPVTVQAQSVQTVQGKITDETGTPLENVNVGIEGTRKGNITDQNGEYSITGLETGDYTIVASSVGYQTQKKSVTVRRNEETVVNFTLIEEISALGDITVSAESDATRRSREPITITAIDAASLNTQAIGAEDILKRATGVLVRQEGGLGSRSSINLNGLTGNAVRVYYDGIPIDLYGEGIQLNNLPVNSIERVEVYKGVMPITVGTDALGGGINIIPKTFGYNFLQASYEYGSFNTHRATIAGRKEVGENISLSGNMFLNHSDNTYGMENIPNQTIRIFENDFGRMDTTVVENRTDVKRFNSQHTSAYFEGGFSVSNQSWADELTLSTAYSTRYDEFQHGQRVTKRPAGEAHKDVQSFIERIRYRKAFGSQIQVEYFGMVSLTKSMVDDSTSNLYDWNGDIMPITNNRGAEILSRPSLRDGDQTGTAHRLTFQIDLHPRHSVALSNFFGYSRIEGKDPVGNRLNLAGEMLDPNTIPSHYKRNISGAELQSLWLKNDRLTTTVFYKNYYYNARSIDINQVSSTIIPIRENNSLDHGYGMAVKMDIHSNLFVRSSFERTIRMPDETEIYGDFLSIVPNYTILPERSQNLNIGLFYQKEYSGGRFYSVDVNGFLRRQENLVRLRPRGFGEESQYMNEDEVSARGLELAVKSNPVQNLSVQANVTYQKIELTSANTVQEESFVGVQVPNIPDFFFNTSWAYRFTELFRNQGFLELFWNYYFVDQFSITYVPDKSNANRENLVPTQHQHNFGITYAPRQSLSFSFQANNVFDNTVYDNYRVPKPGLNASLKINYSIN; encoded by the coding sequence ATGAAAATTTTGAAAGAGAAAAATCAACTGGTCTTACTTGTTTTTATTCTGTTGGTGATACGGCCAGTCACTGTTCAGGCTCAATCTGTACAAACGGTTCAGGGAAAAATAACGGATGAAACCGGTACTCCGCTTGAGAATGTAAATGTTGGAATTGAAGGCACAAGAAAGGGAAATATCACCGATCAAAACGGAGAATATTCAATCACAGGTTTGGAAACCGGTGATTATACGATTGTAGCCTCATCCGTGGGATATCAAACCCAAAAGAAAAGTGTAACGGTGAGGAGGAATGAAGAAACGGTTGTCAATTTTACGCTGATTGAAGAGATCTCAGCGTTAGGAGATATCACCGTTTCGGCAGAATCGGATGCCACGCGACGATCCAGGGAACCGATAACCATCACCGCGATTGACGCTGCCTCGCTGAATACGCAAGCCATCGGAGCGGAAGATATTTTGAAAAGGGCCACGGGAGTGTTGGTGCGGCAAGAGGGTGGTTTGGGAAGCCGGTCATCCATTAACCTAAATGGACTGACCGGAAACGCCGTGAGAGTCTATTATGACGGAATTCCTATTGATTTATACGGGGAGGGAATTCAACTGAATAATTTGCCGGTGAATAGTATCGAAAGGGTGGAGGTGTACAAAGGAGTGATGCCTATTACGGTAGGAACGGACGCACTCGGAGGCGGAATCAACATTATCCCGAAAACATTTGGATATAATTTTTTACAGGCTTCTTACGAATATGGTTCTTTTAACACACACCGGGCCACAATAGCCGGACGGAAAGAAGTGGGTGAGAACATATCTCTTTCTGGAAATATGTTTCTTAATCACTCAGACAATACATATGGTATGGAGAATATCCCAAATCAGACGATCAGGATTTTTGAGAATGATTTCGGGCGAATGGATACCACTGTTGTGGAAAATCGGACGGATGTAAAACGGTTTAACAGCCAGCATACATCAGCATATTTTGAAGGAGGTTTTTCGGTTTCCAATCAATCATGGGCAGATGAATTAACACTCAGTACGGCATATTCAACACGGTATGATGAATTTCAGCATGGGCAGCGAGTAACGAAACGGCCTGCAGGCGAGGCACATAAGGATGTGCAATCTTTCATAGAAAGAATACGCTATCGGAAAGCCTTTGGTTCACAAATTCAGGTTGAGTATTTCGGAATGGTGTCACTTACAAAAAGCATGGTAGATGATTCGACCTCTAACCTGTATGACTGGAATGGCGATATCATGCCAATTACAAATAACCGCGGTGCCGAAATCCTATCAAGGCCATCCCTTCGGGACGGAGATCAAACAGGAACCGCACACAGGCTTACCTTTCAAATCGACCTTCATCCCCGCCATTCTGTTGCACTAAGTAATTTCTTTGGGTATTCGCGGATTGAAGGAAAAGACCCTGTGGGAAATCGGCTGAATCTCGCTGGAGAAATGTTAGATCCAAATACCATTCCATCTCATTATAAACGGAATATTTCGGGTGCCGAACTCCAATCACTATGGTTGAAAAATGATCGATTGACCACAACAGTTTTTTATAAAAATTACTATTACAACGCCCGGTCAATAGACATCAATCAGGTTTCATCCACCATTATCCCAATTAGAGAAAACAATTCTCTCGATCACGGGTATGGGATGGCGGTAAAGATGGACATTCATTCGAATTTATTTGTACGGAGCAGTTTTGAACGAACCATTCGCATGCCGGATGAAACTGAAATTTATGGGGATTTTCTAAGCATTGTTCCCAATTACACCATTTTACCAGAACGAAGTCAAAACCTGAACATAGGTTTGTTCTATCAAAAAGAGTACTCGGGCGGACGTTTTTATTCGGTTGATGTTAATGGCTTTTTGCGGCGTCAGGAAAACCTGGTTCGTTTACGGCCACGAGGATTTGGGGAAGAGTCTCAGTATATGAATGAAGATGAGGTTTCGGCACGTGGACTCGAACTGGCTGTGAAATCAAATCCGGTTCAAAACCTGTCGGTACAAGCAAATGTAACCTATCAAAAAATAGAGCTGACGTCCGCAAACACCGTCCAGGAGGAAAGTTTCGTCGGTGTTCAGGTACCGAATATCCCTGATTTCTTTTTTAATACATCATGGGCGTATCGGTTTACAGAGCTGTTCAGAAATCAGGGTTTTCTTGAATTGTTTTGGAATTACTATTTCGTTGATCAATTCAGCATCACATATGTGCCGGATAAATCGAATGCCAATCGTGAGAATCTTGTGCCGACCCAACATCAGCATAATTTCGGAATCACGTACGCTCCCCGGCAATCTCTGTCTTTTTCTTTCCAGGCAAATAATGTCTTCGATAACACGGTTTATGATAATTATCGTGTTCCTAAACCCGGTTTAAACGCCTCTTTAAAAATCAACTATTCTATAAATTAA
- a CDS encoding PepSY-associated TM helix domain-containing protein — protein sequence MHHAHTVTGMMISLVLFIIFYAGAYSLFMDEIYLWENPEARTATAKNVDYDRVIQSITQSYELDMHDPVYIYPSKVGHSEVEFYASVKNTDGTHDHIQGHIDPESYHVEVEDQGSVSSQTTVSQTLYELHYLAQIPTLGMYISGFVALFFLLATVTGILIHWRNIFQKFYAFFVGKRWKQIWTDAHTVVGVISLPFQVMYAITGALFCLSILLLLPSVMVMFGGSATPVYSVIQPSYGIEADEDAPHAEMVSLNELKSTVANNYPEHDLLRITLVNYGREDAVASFEVDDHQGLMGSGNMSFQLMNGDFLKASSHLPYKKSYGEAVYSIFIKLHFGSFGGVLLRIIYFLLALLTCFMIISGILIWQVARDKNSYTEKEKRFHHRITKLNLTVCLSLFPAIAILFIANKVIPLDVDGRGIMVEMIFFVSWLVLSTVGWFWDQYSEMTRNYFLLGGALSFLIPILNGVITSDWIWNSWREVPAVAGIDLLWLISGIAAIWGAREIKTQNQTEPEPALVR from the coding sequence ATGTGGACTATGACCGGGTGATTCAAAGTATTACCCAATCGTATGAATTGGATATGCACGATCCCGTTTATATTTATCCGTCAAAAGTTGGCCACTCAGAAGTTGAATTTTACGCCTCTGTTAAAAATACGGATGGTACACATGATCACATTCAGGGCCATATTGATCCGGAATCATACCACGTTGAAGTTGAAGATCAAGGTTCCGTAAGCAGCCAGACAACCGTTAGCCAAACGCTATACGAGCTCCATTATCTTGCACAAATTCCAACATTGGGCATGTACATTTCCGGATTTGTTGCTTTATTCTTTTTGCTCGCTACCGTAACCGGAATATTAATTCACTGGCGGAATATCTTTCAGAAGTTTTATGCCTTTTTTGTAGGAAAACGCTGGAAGCAGATATGGACGGATGCTCACACCGTTGTGGGCGTGATAAGTTTACCTTTCCAGGTAATGTATGCCATTACAGGTGCTCTGTTCTGCTTGTCGATTTTACTTCTTTTACCGAGTGTAATGGTGATGTTTGGCGGCAGCGCGACTCCCGTTTATTCTGTTATTCAGCCAAGTTATGGAATTGAAGCAGATGAAGATGCACCGCACGCAGAAATGGTTTCACTCAACGAGTTAAAATCAACAGTAGCAAACAATTATCCGGAACACGATTTGCTACGAATTACTTTGGTTAATTACGGCAGAGAAGACGCAGTTGCCTCTTTTGAAGTTGATGATCATCAGGGCCTGATGGGTAGCGGAAACATGTCTTTTCAATTGATGAATGGTGACTTTTTAAAAGCGTCCAGTCATCTGCCTTATAAGAAAAGCTATGGCGAAGCCGTGTATTCGATATTCATCAAATTGCATTTTGGGTCCTTTGGTGGAGTATTATTAAGGATCATCTATTTTCTGTTAGCGTTGCTTACATGTTTCATGATTATCAGTGGAATTCTTATCTGGCAGGTAGCGCGTGACAAGAATAGCTACACAGAAAAGGAGAAGAGGTTTCACCACCGGATTACAAAATTAAACTTAACGGTTTGCCTCAGCTTGTTTCCTGCTATTGCCATCCTGTTTATCGCTAACAAAGTCATTCCTTTGGATGTTGACGGAAGAGGGATAATGGTTGAGATGATTTTCTTTGTATCGTGGCTGGTTTTATCAACCGTCGGCTGGTTCTGGGATCAATATTCTGAAATGACCCGGAATTATTTTTTGCTTGGCGGAGCACTCTCTTTTTTGATTCCCATCCTGAATGGAGTTATAACCAGCGATTGGATATGGAACAGCTGGAGAGAAGTGCCGGCTGTGGCCGGAATTGACCTTCTCTGGCTGATTTCGGGTATCGCTGCGATTTGGGGAGCCCGTGAAATTAAAACTCAGAATCAAACAGAACCCGAACCTGCACTTGTCAGATAA